In a genomic window of Phalacrocorax aristotelis chromosome 8, bGulAri2.1, whole genome shotgun sequence:
- the SRA1 gene encoding steroid receptor RNA activator 1, whose amino-acid sequence MAELYVKPGNQERGWNDPPQFSYGLQAQAGGPRRTLLSRRAPPPPAGTPPGAPPEPAGAPAALPSRALGPPPLGPVSPALSGRASAAARPEEECGVPADAILAPLREALDACCPSVQKQVCDDIRRRLTVLEDAWTQGKLSAPVRKRMSLLVQELQQQHWDAADEIHRSLMVDHVNEVSQWLVGVKRLIAEIRSLPAAEPAVVMEGSTRPGQEDP is encoded by the exons ATGGCGGAGCTTTACGTGAAGCCGG GGAACCAGGAGCGCGGCTGGAACGACCCCCCTCAGTTCTCCTACGGGCTGCAGGCGCAGGCCGGGGGTCCCAGGCGAACCCTGCTGAGCCGCCGGGCCCCCCCTCCGCCGGCGGGGACCCCCCCAG GCGCCCCTCCAGAGCCGGCCGGTGCCCCCGCGGCGCTGCCCAGCCGAGCGCTGGGGCCGCCCCCGCTCGGGCCGGTCAGCCCCGCCCTGAGCGGGAGGGCGAGCGCTGCAGCGCGCCCCGAGGAGGAGTGCGGCGTGCCTGCTGATGCTATCCTCGCCCCGCTGAGGGAGGCCCTCGACGCCTGCTGCCCCTCGGTGCAG AAACAAGTGTGTGATGACATCAGGCGGCGGCTGACGGTGCTGGAGGATGCATGGACTCAGGGGAAGCTGTCGGCCCCAGTGAGGAAGAGGATGAGCCTCCTGGTGCAAG AGCTCCAGCAACAGCACTGGGACGCAGCTGATGAGATCCACCGCTCACTCATGGTGGACCATGTGAACGAGGTGAGCCAGTGGCTGGTGGGTGTCAAGCGCCTGATCGCCGAGATAAGgagcctgcctgctgcagagccGGCTGTGGTAATGGAGGGCAGCACCAGGCCTGGCCAGGAGGATCCCTGA
- the APBB3 gene encoding amyloid-beta A4 precursor protein-binding family B member 3 isoform X1, protein MLGKDYMLAIVLVNCDDNLWSDQSLETDPDLPPGWRKIRDSLGTYYWHVPTGTTQWQHPAHTTGPGGHPEADGEETLQGMDGQAPTAKHSVKDRPIPSPVASLSRRTSLPWHGDDFQHSAEPGSKCFAVRSLGWVEIPEEDLAPGKSSIAVNNCIQQLSNSKGQGSAEDRGEGQDLVMILKKDTMNLVDPLDRSLIHRQPILNIRVWGVGCNNGRDFAFVASDKDTCILKCHVFHCNVPAKGIAKALHEMCSKIMAERAIASSRLPCAATLEPISTEDLPLQVDILEAVRQSMQTYEALYIGSLPVPRAMGMDVLNEAIEKLTRGPGREHWMPSLIRVSDTAMRVHPAQEDDEEVAHIWECQVRYVTFLGVGRDAHTFALIVDTGRHFQCTAFWCEPDAGTISEAVQAACMVQYQKCLVATAPGAKAKGATGRGLAGSVASGDATSGVAKGSGGSGGAAGVGARKRGLFSFLESFRLRRALLHTP, encoded by the exons ACAACCTCTGGAGTGACCAGAGCCTGGAGACAGACCCTGACCTCCCCCCAGGCTGGAGGAAAATCCGTGACTCTCTGGGCACCTACTACTGGCATGTGCCAACCGGCACGACGCAGTGGCAGCACCCTGCACATACCACCGGCCCAGGAGGGCACCCAGAGGCTGATGGAGAGGAGACGCTCCAGGGAATG GACGGCCAGGCCCCCACGGCGAAGCACTCAGTGAAGGACAGGCCTATTCCCAGCCCCGTGGCTTCGCTGTCCCGGAG GACCTCGCTGCCCTGGCACGGAGATGACTTCCAGCACAGCGCGGAGCCTGGCTCCAAG tgctttgcTGTGCGCTCGCTGGGCTGGGTGGAGATCCCTGAGGAGGACCTGGCACCTGGCAAGAGCAGCATCGCCGTCAATAACTGCATCCAGCAGCTGTCCAATAGCAAGggccagggctctgcagaggaccGGGGAGAG GGCCAGGACCTGGTGATGATCCTGAAGAAGGACACCATGAACCTGGTGGACCCACTCGATCGCAGCCTCATCCACCGCCAGCCCATCCTCAACATCCGTGTCTGGGGTGTTGGCTGCAACAACGGCAG AGACTTCGCCTTTGTGGCCAGTGACAAGGACACCTGCATCCTCAAGTGTCATGTCTTCCACTGCAATGTGCCTGCCAAGGGCATTGCCAAGGCCCTGCATGAGATGTGCTCCAAG ATCATGGCTGAGCGAGCCATAGCGAGCAGCAGGCTGCCCTGCGCTGCCACACTGGAGCCCATCTCCACTGAGGACCTGCCGCTGCAAG TGGATATCCTGGAAGCAGTTAGGCAGTCGATGCAGACCTACGAGGCATTGTACATTGGcagcctgcctgtgcccagGGCCATGG GGATGGATGTGCTGAACGAGGCCATCGAGAAGCTGACGAGGGGCCCCGGGCGGGAGCACTGGATGCCTTCCCTCATCCGCGTGTCCGACACAGCCATGAGGGTGCACCCTGCAcag GAGGATGATGAGGAGGTGGCGCACATCTGGGAGTGCCAGGTGCGGTACGTGACCTTCCTGGGGGTGGGCCGGGATGCCCACACCTTCGCACTCATCGTGGACACGGGGCGACACTTCCAGTGCACGGCTTTCTGGTGTGAGCCCGACGCTGGCACCATCTCGGAGGCGGTGCAGGCAGCCTGCATG GTGCAGTACCAGAAGTGCCTGGTGGCCACTGCACCGGGGGCTAAGGCGAAGGGTGCGACGGGCCGGGGACTGGCCGGGTCGGTGGCCTCGGGGGACGCTACCAGCGGGGTGGCCAAGGGGAGCGGGGGCAgcggaggggcggcgggggtcGGTGCCCGCAAGCGGGgtctcttctccttcctggaGTCCTTCCGCCTCAGGCGGGCCCTCCTCCACACCCCATAG
- the APBB3 gene encoding amyloid-beta A4 precursor protein-binding family B member 3 isoform X2 — protein MLGKDYMLAIVLVNCDGWRKIRDSLGTYYWHVPTGTTQWQHPAHTTGPGGHPEADGEETLQGMDGQAPTAKHSVKDRPIPSPVASLSRRTSLPWHGDDFQHSAEPGSKCFAVRSLGWVEIPEEDLAPGKSSIAVNNCIQQLSNSKGQGSAEDRGEGQDLVMILKKDTMNLVDPLDRSLIHRQPILNIRVWGVGCNNGRDFAFVASDKDTCILKCHVFHCNVPAKGIAKALHEMCSKIMAERAIASSRLPCAATLEPISTEDLPLQVDILEAVRQSMQTYEALYIGSLPVPRAMGMDVLNEAIEKLTRGPGREHWMPSLIRVSDTAMRVHPAQEDDEEVAHIWECQVRYVTFLGVGRDAHTFALIVDTGRHFQCTAFWCEPDAGTISEAVQAACMVQYQKCLVATAPGAKAKGATGRGLAGSVASGDATSGVAKGSGGSGGAAGVGARKRGLFSFLESFRLRRALLHTP, from the exons GCTGGAGGAAAATCCGTGACTCTCTGGGCACCTACTACTGGCATGTGCCAACCGGCACGACGCAGTGGCAGCACCCTGCACATACCACCGGCCCAGGAGGGCACCCAGAGGCTGATGGAGAGGAGACGCTCCAGGGAATG GACGGCCAGGCCCCCACGGCGAAGCACTCAGTGAAGGACAGGCCTATTCCCAGCCCCGTGGCTTCGCTGTCCCGGAG GACCTCGCTGCCCTGGCACGGAGATGACTTCCAGCACAGCGCGGAGCCTGGCTCCAAG tgctttgcTGTGCGCTCGCTGGGCTGGGTGGAGATCCCTGAGGAGGACCTGGCACCTGGCAAGAGCAGCATCGCCGTCAATAACTGCATCCAGCAGCTGTCCAATAGCAAGggccagggctctgcagaggaccGGGGAGAG GGCCAGGACCTGGTGATGATCCTGAAGAAGGACACCATGAACCTGGTGGACCCACTCGATCGCAGCCTCATCCACCGCCAGCCCATCCTCAACATCCGTGTCTGGGGTGTTGGCTGCAACAACGGCAG AGACTTCGCCTTTGTGGCCAGTGACAAGGACACCTGCATCCTCAAGTGTCATGTCTTCCACTGCAATGTGCCTGCCAAGGGCATTGCCAAGGCCCTGCATGAGATGTGCTCCAAG ATCATGGCTGAGCGAGCCATAGCGAGCAGCAGGCTGCCCTGCGCTGCCACACTGGAGCCCATCTCCACTGAGGACCTGCCGCTGCAAG TGGATATCCTGGAAGCAGTTAGGCAGTCGATGCAGACCTACGAGGCATTGTACATTGGcagcctgcctgtgcccagGGCCATGG GGATGGATGTGCTGAACGAGGCCATCGAGAAGCTGACGAGGGGCCCCGGGCGGGAGCACTGGATGCCTTCCCTCATCCGCGTGTCCGACACAGCCATGAGGGTGCACCCTGCAcag GAGGATGATGAGGAGGTGGCGCACATCTGGGAGTGCCAGGTGCGGTACGTGACCTTCCTGGGGGTGGGCCGGGATGCCCACACCTTCGCACTCATCGTGGACACGGGGCGACACTTCCAGTGCACGGCTTTCTGGTGTGAGCCCGACGCTGGCACCATCTCGGAGGCGGTGCAGGCAGCCTGCATG GTGCAGTACCAGAAGTGCCTGGTGGCCACTGCACCGGGGGCTAAGGCGAAGGGTGCGACGGGCCGGGGACTGGCCGGGTCGGTGGCCTCGGGGGACGCTACCAGCGGGGTGGCCAAGGGGAGCGGGGGCAgcggaggggcggcgggggtcGGTGCCCGCAAGCGGGgtctcttctccttcctggaGTCCTTCCGCCTCAGGCGGGCCCTCCTCCACACCCCATAG